In Marivivens aquimaris, one genomic interval encodes:
- a CDS encoding quinone oxidoreductase family protein has translation MQSKTVIIEEHGGPEALKIATRDVGEPAAGQVRIRHHAVGLNFIDCYQRSGLYPMQLPAALGMEAAGVIEAVGEGVTHLKVGDRAAYAANPPGSYCEARVMPAAQVCPLPDAISFEEGAAMMLKGLTTHYLFRRTVPIKSGDTVLFHAAAGGVGLIACQWAKSEGITLIGTAGSDEKCALAAEHGATHTINYNSEDFAERVKEITGGKGVDVVMDSVGASTFEGSLNCLRPLGMMISFGNASGAVPPFSLQTLAAKGSLQITRPTLFTHIADHATCQQMAAELFEKVTSGDVKIRIDQSFPLEDVAEAHRTLEARKTTGCTILTL, from the coding sequence ATGCAGTCCAAAACTGTCATCATCGAAGAACACGGTGGCCCCGAGGCCCTGAAAATCGCGACCCGCGACGTAGGTGAACCCGCCGCCGGTCAGGTCCGCATTCGCCATCATGCCGTCGGTCTAAACTTCATCGATTGCTACCAGCGCTCGGGTCTCTACCCCATGCAGCTCCCTGCCGCTCTGGGAATGGAAGCCGCCGGTGTGATCGAAGCCGTCGGCGAAGGCGTCACACACCTCAAGGTCGGCGACCGCGCCGCTTACGCCGCCAACCCGCCGGGGTCCTACTGCGAAGCCCGCGTGATGCCCGCCGCTCAGGTCTGCCCCCTTCCCGATGCGATCAGCTTTGAAGAAGGCGCAGCAATGATGCTGAAGGGCCTGACAACGCACTACCTTTTCCGCCGCACCGTGCCGATCAAATCGGGCGATACGGTGCTGTTCCACGCCGCTGCAGGCGGTGTCGGTCTCATCGCCTGCCAATGGGCCAAGAGCGAAGGCATCACCCTCATCGGAACGGCGGGTTCCGATGAAAAATGCGCGCTCGCTGCCGAACATGGCGCGACGCATACGATCAATTACAACTCCGAAGACTTCGCCGAGCGCGTGAAGGAAATCACGGGTGGCAAAGGCGTAGACGTCGTGATGGACTCGGTCGGCGCGTCAACGTTCGAAGGTTCGCTGAACTGCCTGCGCCCGCTCGGCATGATGATCTCGTTCGGCAACGCGTCCGGAGCGGTGCCACCGTTCAGCCTACAAACGCTGGCGGCCAAAGGCTCGCTCCAGATCACGCGACCGACGCTGTTCACCCATATCGCCGATCACGCGACCTGCCAGCAGATGGCGGCCGAGCTGTTCGAAAAAGTCACTTCGGGTGACGTCAAAATCCGGATCGACCAGAGTTTCCCGCTCGAAGACGTCGCCGAGGCTCACCGCACGCTCGAAGCGCGCAAAACCACCGGCTGCACGATCCTGACGCTCTAA
- a CDS encoding pyridoxamine 5'-phosphate oxidase family protein, producing the protein MFTDDVRRAIDQSVLCWLATVDGEGQPNVSPKEMFYAVGDREIHIAEIASPVSRRNIQGNHKVCVSFVDVFRQKGYKIHGDARMVCEDASDFDALAAPLQKMAGPEFKVRGVVVVEAIRATPIVAPSYRLYPDRTEAEQIRNAFRTYGVRAVE; encoded by the coding sequence ATGTTTACAGACGATGTGCGCCGTGCCATCGACCAGTCGGTTTTATGCTGGCTGGCAACCGTAGACGGCGAGGGGCAGCCGAACGTCAGCCCGAAAGAGATGTTCTATGCGGTCGGTGATCGCGAAATCCACATCGCCGAAATCGCGAGCCCGGTGTCGCGTCGCAACATTCAGGGCAATCACAAGGTCTGCGTGAGCTTTGTCGATGTGTTCCGCCAGAAAGGCTACAAAATTCACGGCGATGCGCGGATGGTTTGCGAGGACGCGAGCGATTTCGACGCGCTCGCCGCCCCTTTGCAAAAGATGGCCGGACCGGAGTTCAAAGTGCGCGGTGTTGTCGTCGTCGAGGCGATCAGGGCGACGCCGATCGTTGCGCCGAGTTACCGACTGTATCCCGACCGCACGGAAGCGGAGCAGATCCGGAACGCATTCCGGACCTACGGTGTCCGCGCGGTCGAGTAG
- a CDS encoding 2-hydroxyacid dehydrogenase: protein MPGKQLSVVVTRRLPDQIETRMKELFDVRLRDDDTVMSKAELTAALQDADVLVPSITDRIDAEVIKAAGERLKLIANFGAGTDHIDVDAARDAGIEVSNTPGVMTEDTADMTMALILAVVRRIPEGLAMMQAGDWEGWSPTGMLGGRIAGRRLGILGMGRIGQAVARRAAAFGMSVHYHNRRRLRPETEQELGATYWDSLDQMVARMDIISINCPHTPATFHLMNARRLKLMKPDAVIVNTSRGEVIDENALTRMLRAGEIAGAGLDVFEQGAQFNPRLRELSNVVLLPHMGSATREGRVEMGERVILNIHTFADGHKPPDLVVPEFL, encoded by the coding sequence GCGCCTACGTGACGATGACACCGTCATGAGCAAGGCGGAGCTGACTGCGGCACTTCAGGATGCGGATGTTCTGGTGCCCTCAATCACGGACAGGATCGACGCCGAGGTGATCAAAGCAGCCGGTGAGCGTTTGAAGCTGATCGCGAACTTTGGTGCAGGGACGGACCACATTGATGTTGATGCCGCGCGCGATGCGGGTATCGAGGTGTCGAATACGCCGGGTGTGATGACCGAAGACACCGCCGACATGACGATGGCGCTGATCCTCGCCGTGGTGCGCCGTATTCCCGAGGGTCTTGCAATGATGCAGGCTGGAGACTGGGAGGGCTGGTCGCCAACGGGGATGCTAGGTGGCCGGATTGCGGGCCGCCGTTTGGGTATCCTCGGCATGGGCCGCATCGGTCAGGCGGTTGCTCGCCGTGCGGCCGCATTTGGAATGTCTGTGCACTACCATAACCGCCGCCGTCTGCGGCCCGAGACCGAGCAGGAGCTGGGTGCGACCTACTGGGACAGTCTCGACCAGATGGTCGCGCGGATGGATATCATCTCGATCAACTGTCCGCACACGCCCGCGACGTTTCACCTGATGAATGCGCGTCGCCTGAAACTGATGAAACCCGACGCGGTGATAGTGAATACCAGCCGCGGAGAGGTTATCGACGAGAACGCGCTGACGCGAATGCTGCGGGCGGGGGAGATCGCGGGTGCGGGCCTTGATGTGTTCGAGCAAGGCGCGCAGTTCAATCCGCGCCTGCGCGAGTTGAGCAATGTTGTACTGCTGCCGCATATGGGCTCGGCGACGCGGGAGGGGCGCGTCGAAATGGGTGAGCGGGTGATCCTGAACATCCACACCTTTGCGGACGGTCACAAACCGCCGGATCTGGTGGTGCCCGAGTTCCTTTAA